One Coffea arabica cultivar ET-39 chromosome 5c, Coffea Arabica ET-39 HiFi, whole genome shotgun sequence DNA window includes the following coding sequences:
- the LOC113722913 gene encoding probable inactive leucine-rich repeat receptor-like protein kinase At3g03770, whose amino-acid sequence MGWPSTLHLVFLSWALLASTTHQLQTYERQILLQLRKHLEYPIELDAWQNYYGDLCTLSSTTHMSITCQDNSVTELKIMGDKLAKVSEFNGFALPNQTLSQSFSVDSFVTTLTRLTNLRVVSLVSLGMWGPLPDKIHRLSSLELLDVSSNFLFGTIPAQLSRMVRLHTLTLDGNFFNDTVPDWFDSLTKLTVLSLKNNRLKGQFPSSLTRITSLTDIILSHNALAGKLPDMSALTGLHLLDLRENHFDSQLPSLPKGLTTILLSNNSLSGEIPQELGELQQLQHLDLSNNFLTGTPPSELFSLQNISYLNVASNVLSGSLPQRISCGDALGFVDISNNRFIGSLPSCLDSNSGKRIVKFGWNCLSIDTKNQHSKSFCEKAVTVTQSKRFSGKAIVLLAGVIGGILIIVVLLLVGLLIFRRRQQARGAPPGLRTVPKVVQDNPPSAISSELLANARIISQAAKLGAQGTPVYRLFSMEELEEATGRFDQSTVLGAGSIGKIYKGRLQNGNYVAIRSLALHKKFLIRNLKLRLDLLSKLRHPHLVGLLGHCIDGEVQDDSTVNRVLLVYEFVPNGNFHTHLSETSPEKVLNWSDRLAVLIGIAKAVHFLHTGVIPPSTCNRLKTRNILLDEHRVAKLSDYGMSIVTEDVEKSEARGDGSKSWHMSKLEDDVYNFGFILLESLVGPIGKGKGEAFLLKEMTSFGSQDGRRKIVDPIVLTTSSQESLSIVISLTNKCISPDSSRPSFEDVLWNLQYAAQVQATADVDQKSDAASLS is encoded by the exons ATGGGGTGGCCTAGTACCTTGCATCTAGTGTTTCTTTCATGGGCTTTGCTTGCCTCTACTACCCACCAGTTGCAAACCTACGAAAGGCAAATTCTTCTCCAGCTGAGAAAGCACTTGGAGTACCCAATTGAGCTGGATGCCTGGCAGAATTACTATGGCGATTTGTGTACCCTGTCTTCAACTACACATATGAGCATCACATGCCAGGACAACTCCGTCACCGAGCTCAAAATCATGGGAGATAAGCTCGCTAAGGTCAGTGAATTCAATGGATTTGCACTTCCCAACCAGACATTGTCTCAGAGTTTCTCCGTTGATTCTTTTGTTACTACCTTGACAAGGCTAACTAACTTGAGAGTTGTTAGCTTAGTGTCTCTTGGAATGTGGGGACCCCTCCCTGATAAAATTCACCGGCTTTCTTCACTCGAACTCCTTGATGTGAGCTCCAATTTCTTGTTTGGTACCATTCCGGCGCAGCTGTCTAGGATGGTTAGGCTTCATACTCTGACATTGGATGGGAACTTTTTCAACGACACCGTGCCAGATTGGTTCGATTCATTGACAAAACTCACAGTCTTGAGCTTAAAGAACAACAGATTGAAGGGtcaatttccttcttctctcACACGAATTACATCACTCACTGACATTATTTTGTCCCACAATGCACTTGCAGGCAAATTACCTGATATGAGTGCTCTAACCGGGTTACATTTGTTGGACTTGAGAGAAAATCACTTTGATTCTCAACTGCCCTCCTTGCCAAAAGGACTAACCACAATTCTGCTCAGCAATAATTCTCTCTCTGGCGAAATTCCACAAGAATTAGGTGAGCTGCAGCAGCTTCAGCACCTTGATCTTTCAAACAATTTTCTGACCGGGACGCCCCCAAGTGAACTGTTTTCGCTGCAGAATATCAGTTACTTGAATGTAGCATCTAACGTGCTGAGTGGCTCACTTCCCCAACGCATCAGTTGCGGAGACGCTCTTGGTTTTGttgatatttcaaataatagaTTCATTGGCAGTCTTCCTTCTTGTTTGGACAGTAATTCTGGGAAGAGAATAGTTAAGTTCGGTTGGAATTGCTTGTCCATTGATACCAAAAATCAACATTCTAAGTCATTTTGTGAGAAAGCGGTGACCGTGACACAGAGCAAACGTTTCAGTGGAAAAGCAATAGTGCTATTGGCGGGCGTTATTGGAGGAATTTTGATTATTGTGGTACTTTTACTGGTTGGGCTACTCATCTTCCGCAGAAGGCAACAGGCAAGAGGTGCACCCCCAGGTTTGCGCACGGTCCCAAAGGTTGTACAAGATAACCCACCATCTGCAATTTCTTCTGAACTTCTTGCCAATGCCA GAATCATTTCTCAAGCTGCAAAACTGGGAGCACAAGGAACTCCGGTATATCGTTTGTTCTCAATGGAAGAGTTGGAAGAAGCCACAGGCCGTTTTGATCAGTCAACGGTTCTGGGTGCAGGCTCAATTGGGAAG ATTTACAAGGGACGATTACAGAATGGGAACTATGTTGCAATTAGGTCACTGGCTCTGCATAAAAAATTTCTGATTAGGAACCTCAAGCTTCGGTTGGATTTGCTATCGAAGCTTCGCCATCCACACTTGGTCGGCCTTTTAGGTCATTGCATTGATGGAGAAGTGCAAGATGACTCAACTGTAAACAGAGTGTTACTTGTGTACGAATTTGTTCCTAATGGAAACTTCCATACTCATCTTTCTG AGACCAGCCCAGAGAAGGTTCTGAATTGGTCTGACAGATTAGCAGTCCTAATTGGCATCGCCAAGGCTGTACATTTTCTGCATACAGGCGTAATTCCACCTTCCACTTGCAACCGCTTAAAGACACGAAATATACTTCTTGATGAGCATCGGGTTGCAAAACTCAGTGACTATGGTATGTCCATCGTTACAGAAGATGTCGAAAAATCTGAG GCAAGGGGAGATGGCTCAAAGTCATG GCATATGTCTAAGTTGGAGGATGATGTTTATAACTTCGGATTCATATTGCTTGAGTCCCTTGTGGGCCCtattggaaaaggaaaaggggaagCATTTTTGCTAAAAGAAATG ACGTCCTTTGGTAGCCAGGATGGTCGGAGAAAGATAGTGGACCCAATTGTTTTGACAACATCTTCACAGGAGTCGTTATCGATCGTCATATCCCTGACTAACAAATGCATATCCCCTGATTCAAGTCGTCCCTCGTTTGAGGATGTCCTGTGGAACCTGCAATACGCTGCTCAAGTCCAGGCCACAGCTGATGTAGATCAGAAATCAGATGCTGCATCACTATCATAA